From the genome of Argentina anserina chromosome 4, drPotAnse1.1, whole genome shotgun sequence, one region includes:
- the LOC126790863 gene encoding uncharacterized protein LOC126790863 — MMPPELQPRYFHPSAASASTSFSNGSSSPIPSPFSNGPSRSSLKSTTNSRFTPAAFAHNARVAVALVPCAAFLLDLGGTPVAATLTLGLMISYIIDALNFKSGAFFGVWFSLVFSQIAFFFSSSLSFNSWILAALAAFLCAETNFLVGVWVSLQFKWIQIENPSIVLALERLLFACVPFAASSLFTWATVSAVGMTNASYYLMSFSCIFYWLFSIPRISSFKTKQDSRYHGGEVPDENLILSPLESCIHTLYLLFFPLLFHIASHYSIMFSSAAAVSDLFLLFFIPFLFQLLASTRGALWWITKNPSQLRGIQVMNGAIALVVVVICLEIRVVFHSFGRYIQVPPPLNYLLVTTTMLGGAAGAGVYALGMISDAFSSLAFTALAVVVSAAGAIVVGFPLLFLPLPSVAGFFLARFFTKKSILSYFAFAVLGSLMVTWFIMHNFWDLNIWMAGMSLKSFCKLVILNVVLALTIPGLALLPLKLHVLTEIGLVGHALLICHLENRFFNHSGMYYYGFEEDVMYPSYMVLLTTFVGLALVRRLAADHRIGAKAVWILTCLYSAKLGMLVISSKSVVWLSAVLLLSVTPPLLLYKDKSRTASKMQTWQGYAHAGVVSLSVWFCRETIFEALQWWNGRAPSDGLLLGLCIVLMGLACIPIVALHFSHVLPAKRCLVLVVATGLLFILIQPPIPVSWTYRSDLIKAARQSVDDISIYGFITPKPLWPSWLLIVAILLTLAVVTSVIPIKYMVELRVFYSIAMGLALGIYISTEFFLQAAVLHVLIVVTMVCTSVFVVFTHFPSASSTKLLPWIFALLVALFPVTYLLEGQVRIKSILGEGGFGDLGEEERKLTALFAVEGARTSLLGLYAAVFMLVALEVKYELASLLREKATERSGIRHSVSGQSTSTSFPSRMRFMQQRRASSISSFTIKKMSAEGAWMPAVGNVATVMCFAICIILNVNLTGGSNRAIFFLAPILLLLNQDSDFVAGFGDKQRYFPVTVVISSYLVITAVYSIWEEIWHGNAGWGLEIGGPDWFFAVKNLALLILTFPSHILFNRYVWSLTKQTDSTPLITMPLNLPSVIITDVLKVRILGLLGMIYSIAQYLVSRQQYISGLKYI, encoded by the exons ATGATGCCGCCGGAGCTGCAGCCGCGGTATTTCCATCCCTCCGCCGCCTCCGCCTCCACCTCCTTCAGCAATGGCTCCTCCTCACCAATCCCTAGCCCCTTCAGCAACGGACCTTCTAGATCTTCTCTCAAGAGCACCACCAACTCCCGATTCACCCCCGCCGCCTTCGCGCACAACGCCAGAGTCGCCGTCGCGCTCGTCCCCTGCGCCGCCTTCCTCCTCGACCTCGGCGGCACTCCCGTCGCCGCAACCCTAACCCTAGGCCTCATGATCTCCTACATCATCGACGCCCTCAACTTCAAGTCCGGCGCCTTCTTCGGCGTCTGGTTCTCCCTCGTCTTCTCCCAGATCGCCTTCTTCTTCAGTTCCTCGCTCTCCTTCAACTCATGGATCCTCGCCGCGCTCGCCGCCTTCCTCTGCGCCGAGACGAACTTCCTCGTCGGCGTTTGGGTCTCCCTCCAGTTCAAGTGGATTCAAATCGAGAATCCTTCAATCGTGCTCGCCCTGGAGCGCCTCCTCTTCGCCTGCGTCCCCTTCGCCGCCTCCTCTCTCTTCACCTGGGCCACCGTCTCCGCCGTGGGCATGACCAACGCCTCCTACTACCTCATGTCCTTCAGCTGCATCTTCTACTGGCTCTTCTCCATTCCTCGAATCTCATCTTTCAAGACTAAGCAGGACTCAAGGTACCACGGCGGCGAAGTTCCCGACGAGAATCTCATCCTCAGTCCACTAGAGAGCTGCATACACACTCTCTACCTCCTCTTCTTCCCTCTCCTCTTCCACATTGCCTCACACTACTCCATAATGttctcctccgccgccgccgtctCCGACTTGTTCCTGCTCTTCTTCATTCCCTTCCTGTTCCAGCTCCTCGCCTCCACCAGGGGAGCACTGTGGTGGATCACCAAGAATCCGAGCCAGCTAAGGGGGATTCAGGTCATGAACGGCGCCATTGcgcttgttgttgttgtaatcTGCTTGGAGATTCGAGTCGTTTTCCATTCGTTTGGGAGGTACATTCAGGTGCCGCCGCCGCTGAATTACCTTCTGGTGACTACTACAATGCTTGGAGGGGCAGCTGGAGCTGGTGTCTACGCGCTTGGTATGATATCTGATGCTTTCAGCTCCCTGGCTTTCACTGCTCTGGCTGTTGTAGTTAGTGCTGCTGGAGCTATCGTTGTCGGATTTCCTCTTTTG TTCCTTCCACTGCCTTCAGTTGCTGGCTTCTTTTTGGCTCGCTTTTTCACGAAGAAGAGCATTCTATCATACTTTGCTTTTGCTGTGCTTGGGAGCTTGATGGTTACATGGTTCATAATGCATAATTTCTGGGATCTAAATATTTGGATGGCTGGCATGTCCCTGAAGTCCTTCTGCAAACTTGTGATTTTGAATGTTGTCTTGGCCTTGACTATCCCTGGCCTAGCTCTACTTCCTTTGAAGCTTCACGTTTTGACAGAAATTGGTTTAGTTGGCCATGCTCTGCTTATTTGTCACCTGGAGAACCGATTTTTTAATCACTCTGGCATGTACTATTATGGGTTTGAGGAAGATGTAATGTACCCAAGCTACATGGTTCTCTTGACAACATTTGTGGGTTTAGCTTTGGTGAGAAGATTGGCTGCAGatcatcgaattggtgcaaaGGCAGTTTGGATTTTGACTTGTCTTTATTCTGCAAAGCTTGGTATGCTAGTGATTTCATCAAAGTCTGTTGTATGGTTGTCAGCTGTCCTGTTATTGTCTGTAACACCACCATTGCTTCTCTACAA GGATAAATCAAGAACAGCCTCAAAGATGCAGACAtggcaaggttatgcacatgCAGGTGTGGTATCTTTATCAGTTTGGTTTTGTCGTGAAACAATCTTTGAAGCCCTGCAGTGGTGGAATGGAAGAGCTCCATCTGATGGCTTACTCTTGGGTCTCTGTATTGTCTTGATGGGCTTGGCTTGTATTCCTATTGTGGCTCTCCACTTCTCTCATGTCTTG CCTGCCAAGAGATGCCTAGTGTTGGTGGTGGCTACTGGTTTGCTGTTTATCCTTATACAACCACCTATCCCAGTATCATGGACTTACCGGTCTGATCTAATTAAAGCTGCTCGTCAGTCAGTCGATGACATCTCCATTTATGGGTTTATCACACCAAAGCCTTTGTGGCCATCATGGCTGCTAATTGTTGCTATCCTGCTTACTCTAGCTGTTGTTACATCTGTGATACCGATCAAATACATGGTtgagttgagagtgttttacTCCATAGCCATGGGACTTGCCCTAGGTATCTATATATCTACTGAGTTCTTCCTTCAGGCTGCTGTCCTGCATGTCCTCATTGTTGTAACTATGGTTTGCACCTCTGTGTTTGTGGTCTTCACTCATTTCCCATCTGCCTCAAGCACAAAGCTGCTTCCATGGATATTTGCTTTACtagtggctctctttcctGTGACATATCTTTTGGAGGGCCAAGTGAGAATTAAAAGCATCCTTGGGGAGGGTGGATTTGGAGATctgggagaagaagagaggaaaCTTACAGCACTTTTTGCTGTTGAGGGGGCACGGACATCTCTTCTTGGTCTTTATGCAGCGGTTTTCATGCTAGTAGCTCTAGAGGTAAAGTATGAACTTGCCTCGTTATTGAGGGAAAAGGCTACTGAAAGAAGTGGAATTAGACACAGTGTATCTGGTCAAAGCACATCTACTAGCTTTCCTTCAAGAATGAGATTTATGCAACAGCGCCGGGCTTCTAGTATCTCATCCTTTACGATCAAGAAAATGTCTGCTGAGGGAGCATGGATGCCAGCAGTTGGTAATGTTGCTACAGTGATGTGCTTTGCCATATGCATCATCTTAAATGTCAATCTCACAGGTGGCTCAAATCGTGCAATATTCTTCCTGGCACCAATTTTGTTGCTACTCAACCAGGATTCTGATTTTGTTGCTGGGTTTGGGGACAAGCAGAGGTACTTCCCTGTTACTGTAGTTATATCGTCCTACCTAGTCATCACTGCCGTGTACAGCATATGGGAAGAGATCTGGCATGGGAATGCAGgttggggattggaaattgGTGGGCCGGATTGGTTCTTTGCTGTGAAGAATTTGGCTCTCCTTATTCTTACATTCCCGAGTCATATCCTTTTCAACAGGTACGTGTGGAGTTTAACAAAGCAAACAGACTCAACTCCATTGATAACTATGCCCCTTAATTTGCCATCTGTAATAATAACAGATGTGCTGAAGGTTAGGATATTAGGTCTCTTAGGAATGATTTATTCCATAGCCCAGTATCTAGTATCTAGACAACAGTACATCTCAGGATTGAAGTATATTTAG